One stretch of Mangifera indica cultivar Alphonso chromosome 9, CATAS_Mindica_2.1, whole genome shotgun sequence DNA includes these proteins:
- the LOC123225411 gene encoding protein PSK SIMULATOR 1: MALETWLIKLKTAISSGLGTVKASTPKPKLSPKKSNVGVLAFEIAGIMSKILHLWQALADKNIVSLRNESISLEGVRKIVSNDESFLLGLACAELVENIKLVAKSVSRLSRRCEDSNLRSFDRLIEVFANSGHDSLCWVLNPKDMEAKSKKMERQVTIIATLYKEMEELTALENGLRKALQCNENESSAYEKKIFDLQQKILWQKQEVKCLKERSLWNRSFDSVVNLLATPVFTVLARTKLVFGIGHGCCPTYLPRSLSSSAIVHPTKENKDSTNGFFESNSKLLKPPATTLAAAALALHYANLIIIMEKMIKSPHLVGVEAREDLYLMLPSSIRSSLRARLKGVGFSASDAVLAGEWRDAVGMILGWLSPLAHNMIKWQSERSFEQQNLAPKTNVLLLQTLYFANKEKTEAAITELLVGLNYIWRFEREMTAKALFECFQSSS; the protein is encoded by the coding sequence ATGGCTCTTGAAACTTGGCTAATAAAACTCAAAACTGCAATATCCAGCGGTTTGGGCACTGTAAAGGCCTCAACACCCAAACCGAAATTGTCTCCAAAGAAATCCAACGTCGGAGTTTTAGCTTTTGAAATCGCCGGAATCATGTCAAAGATCCTCCATTTATGGCAAGCTCTTGCAGACAAGAACATCGTTAGTCTTCGCAATGAATCGATATCTCTCGAAGGAGTTCGCAAGATCGTCTCAAACGACGAGTCGTTTCTTCTCGGGTTAGCCTGCGCAGAATTGGTAGAAAATATCAAACTCGTGGCGAAATCTGTGTCCAGATTAAGCCGGCGGTGTGAAGATTCGAATCTCCGGTCGTTTGATCGACTGATTGAAGTCTTCGCGAACTCGGGCCACGACTCACTGTGTTGGGTTTTAAATCCGAAAGACATGGAAGCAAAGAGCAAGAAGATGGAGAGGCAGGTGACGATTATCGCTACTTTGTATAAAGAAATGGAGGAGCTAACAGCTTTAGAAAATGGATTGAGAAAAGCCTTGCAGTGTAATGAAAATGAATCCTCTGCGtatgagaagaaaattttcGATCTTCAACAGAAGATTCTCTGGCAAAAACAGGAGGTGAAGTGTTTAAAAGAGAGATCTTTATGGAATCGAAGCTTCGACAGTGTTGTTAATCTTCTGGCAACACCAGTTTTTACTGTTTTAGCAAGAACAAAACTTGTCTTCGGGATTGGCCATGGCTGCTGTCCCACTTATCTTCCTCGAAGCCTCTCATCTTCAGCCATTGTTCATCCAACCAAAGAAAACAAAGATTCAACAAATGGGTTCTTCGAGTCGAATTCGAAATTATTAAAGCCGCCTGCAACGACGTTAGCAGCCGCAGCCTTAGCGCTGCACTATGCgaatttgattatcataatgGAGAAGATGATAAAGTCTCCACATTTGGTTGGCGTTGAAGCAAGGGAGGATCTTTATTTGATGCTTCCGAGTAGCATACGATCGTCGTTGAGGGCTCGATTGAAAGGAGTCGGTTTCTCAGCGAGCGATGCGGTGCTCGCCGGAGAATGGAGAGACGCTGTAGGGATGATCTTGGGGTGGCTGTCGCCGTTGGCACATAATATGATAAAGTGGCAAAGTGAAAGAAGCTTTGAGCAGCAAAATTTAGCGCCGAAAACTAATGTTCTTCTCTTGCAGACTCTGTATTTTGCGAATAAAGAGAAGACGGAAGCCGCCATTACTGAGCTGCTTGTGGGGCTGAACTATATTTGGAGATTCGAAAGGGAGATGACGGCTAAGGCGTTGTTTGAATGCTTTCAAAGTTCCAGCTAA